CATTTGCTCCTTGGCAAGGCAGACGGTAAAACGACCGTAAGACTTCCGGTTGGAGTACGAGCCATAAGGAAAATTTGGTATCGAACTGATATTACAATTGTGTTTCCAGCCTTAATGTCTGAATTAGACGCCGGTGCGCCGGCTGCTTGTTGCTGCTTTGGCCAGGAGTGGGGATGGGCCGTGTCCAGACGGGCACTCATTGCTGGGGCGCGGTTTCGCTTAATCAACTCAAAAGGGTGGCCATAAACGAAATAAATGAGCTTAATTTCCTTTACACGCAACCAAGCGAGAAGCATAGCCACCACCAGGTCACCCCATCCGGGCCCTGACTGGGTTTCGGCAGCGGCTGTACAATATCAAATTTCATAAACACACATTATAATGTTTTATCTTTTGCTTTCCCGTTTGCAGGCATTATCAAGTGCATAACGCTGACAACGCTCTACATGAACTCGATGTGGTGGCCGCCAAATGAATCATTCGCTGGCTTTGCCCATCAGGCCTTATTCCTAATGCTCTCCACGCTGGCCACATTCAATTACGTCATGGCCACGCTGACAGGTCCCGGCCTACTGCCAAGACAATGGCAGCCAAAGGTAAATAACGCAAGTGGCAGCCACCAAATAATGGAATACATTTTGTTGTGACACGCTTCATGAGAAAATTGCTAGCTGGCCTAGAGCTGGAGGGTGTTCCCTGAACACCTGTTACCTTTGATAATTTCCTCTTACACTGGGCCCAAAAAAATGTTGACCCGGCACGAACCGTGGGCCGTTTCTGTCCCCATTGTGCATCGTCATTCTGAAGCGGAAGTTCTTGTTTAGCAGCAAacaaatggaatggaatgggaaCGAGCTAAGGGTGCCATCAACACACGGCGGCGGGGAAAGCCCTACTATTTGGCCGTCACTCTTTAATTTCTTTGCTTGATTTCATTCCGACCAAGGGCCGATGCTGTAACCCTTCTGTAGCGTGTGTATTTTCCTTATCGCATAATTCGCGTCAATTAAACTGCAATTTATTTTGAAGATTTTGAATTCAATTCCTCGCAGTAGGAGAATCGCAAAAATGTCGTGCTGGGACCAGGACCGGTAACGTTTTTCGGCGCCCATTAAATTTTCCCTGGGCCATGACGCAGTGGCCCACAAATAATTTATGGACCGACTTAACGTCCATGCCCTGCACGCGAACCGAACGCATTCTGTGGAGCCCAGTCCGGTCGGTCCGTAATGCAAttaccagaatttgcataaatgTTTTGTAGGCAGGTCCCAGACACAAgagaggcggcggcggcggcggtgggtGGTGTCCGGCCAGCTGCCTAATGAGCTGTGCGTCGTTAGGTTTTGTTATAACCCGTAGTTTAACGAGTGGTACGCATATGCATAACATATATATAACATACTATTATCCTTATGAAAATCTTAATTTGGCAGGAGCCCAAGGACACAGAGTACCTTCAATACTGCAAGGCGTGCGAGGGCTACAAAGCTCCTCGCTCCCATCACTGTCGCAAGTGTAGGTGGATCCTCAAGGAGAAACAAAAACCAAGAGCTGTAAcaatttctgttttctgtttctgtttagGCAACCGATGCGTAAAGAAGATGGATCATCATTGCCCGTGGATCAACCACTGTGTGGGCTGGGCCAATCATGCCTACTTCTCGTACTTCCTGCTCTTCTCCATATTGGGCAGCATGCAGGCCACCGTTGTCCTCTGCGGCTCCTTCTATCGTGGCATTTATCGCTACTATTATCTGACCCATGGCCTGGTGCACCTGGCCAGCGTTCAGTTCACAGTCTATAGCATCATAATGTGCATCACAGGCATGGGCCTGGCCATTGGAGTGGTCATTGGCCTGGGCATGCTGCTGTTTATTCAACTCAAGACGATTGTCGCCAACCAGACGGGCATTGAAATCTGGATAGTCGAGAAGGCAATCTATCGCCGCTACGCCATCGGCGAGAGCGAGGATAGTTTCATCTATCCGTATGATCTGGGCTGGTGGCTCAATCTGAAGCAGGTGTTCAATGACGAGTGCCAAAAGCTCGGCGACGGCATCGAGTGGCCCGTGTTAAAGG
This region of Drosophila miranda strain MSH22 chromosome 2, D.miranda_PacBio2.1, whole genome shotgun sequence genomic DNA includes:
- the LOC108154828 gene encoding palmitoyltransferase ZDHHC6 yields the protein MSAEISSFRRFIHWGPITALSIIKCITLTTLYMNSMWWPPNESFAGFAHQALFLMLSTLATFNYVMATLTGPGLLPRQWQPKEPKDTEYLQYCKACEGYKAPRSHHCRKCNRCVKKMDHHCPWINHCVGWANHAYFSYFLLFSILGSMQATVVLCGSFYRGIYRYYYLTHGLVHLASVQFTVYSIIMCITGMGLAIGVVIGLGMLLFIQLKTIVANQTGIEIWIVEKAIYRRYAIGESEDSFIYPYDLGWWLNLKQVFNDECQKLGDGIEWPVLKGCDQYTLTREQLAQKEEKRARTRTYKCHSPVTGRWLPVCSQGWSVCMGAPCTDEPRIRLQPGDIIKVTRFRKHWLFGERELTKQELGADKTHRRKGHIRGWFPRRSAVEVIEVHECGGEPGSDNLPENGTCNGGHAQLRQQQRNGHAKKYM